The Elusimicrobiota bacterium genome contains a region encoding:
- a CDS encoding TonB-dependent receptor, whose protein sequence is MSAGHVQVLIDGQPVYSGLAGVYGLDQVPAGNIERIEIVKGAGSALYGSSAIAGVINIITKKPGKKPEITLTTEFGAHNRNRYSMEASFKSGNRDVILTAQKNTSDAINEEDKNDAEDLPAVYTDAVKADDVATGVRINWYDLSGNDQLNFNGRTLNELRVGGNLTDDSYENPFSASAENIATQRYEAGIGYSKTFDNDSMFSTNLSFAQHHRSATNDSFLSDYEGIHGTVPPVNEMKPYIADEQLYVSDINYAYPLLKSHRFLTGVQYSYNRLEESGKYCIVDNTDPDYGKTYLSESEKHADEIGLYLQDEVSLRDNLELVVGGRYDIHKSKDSFGGSGDIKFAKEKIELEYDENAFNPRAALKYKPSSNVVLRTSVGTGFRVPYGFSEDLHLCSGSPRVYKGVDLRPEKSISTNFGVDYNAEKYGLNISVFRTTLRDKIDFGDAGNAAKALNYTYQWQNVGDAYTQGMEFGSRFTPVSDIDLDFNLSYTDAQYDDERQDWVVNHPEFADESKYIPRVPSITGGIKLDYNPGDWKMILDNI, encoded by the coding sequence TTGTCCGCAGGCCATGTCCAGGTGCTTATTGACGGTCAGCCCGTTTATTCAGGTCTTGCCGGGGTTTATGGATTAGACCAAGTGCCTGCCGGTAACATAGAGAGAATAGAAATTGTCAAAGGTGCGGGTTCTGCCCTCTATGGTTCATCCGCAATTGCCGGGGTTATCAATATAATTACCAAAAAACCCGGCAAAAAACCGGAGATAACTCTCACTACCGAATTCGGAGCGCATAACAGGAACCGTTATAGTATGGAAGCATCGTTCAAATCAGGCAATAGAGATGTTATACTGACAGCCCAGAAAAATACAAGCGATGCAATAAATGAGGAAGATAAAAACGATGCGGAGGATTTGCCGGCTGTTTATACGGATGCCGTTAAAGCCGACGATGTTGCAACCGGTGTAAGAATAAACTGGTACGATTTATCCGGCAACGACCAATTGAATTTTAACGGGCGGACTTTGAATGAACTCCGTGTCGGCGGCAATCTGACAGATGATAGTTATGAAAATCCGTTTTCTGCATCTGCTGAAAATATTGCAACCCAGCGGTATGAAGCGGGAATCGGATACAGCAAAACATTTGACAATGACAGTATGTTTTCCACCAATTTAAGTTTTGCTCAACATCATCGCAGTGCCACCAATGATTCTTTTCTCAGTGATTATGAAGGAATTCACGGAACAGTGCCGCCTGTGAATGAAATGAAACCCTATATTGCCGACGAGCAGTTGTATGTGAGCGATATAAATTATGCCTATCCGTTATTAAAATCGCATCGTTTTTTGACAGGTGTACAGTATTCTTATAATCGTTTGGAAGAATCCGGCAAGTATTGTATCGTAGACAATACCGACCCCGATTACGGAAAGACATATTTGTCCGAAAGCGAGAAACATGCCGATGAAATCGGTCTCTATTTGCAGGACGAGGTTTCATTAAGAGATAATTTGGAACTGGTTGTGGGCGGAAGATATGATATTCATAAATCAAAGGATAGTTTTGGCGGCAGCGGTGATATCAAGTTTGCCAAAGAAAAGATTGAACTTGAATATGATGAAAATGCATTTAATCCGAGGGCAGCATTGAAATATAAACCTTCTTCAAATGTAGTATTAAGAACCAGCGTGGGAACAGGTTTTCGGGTTCCGTACGGTTTCAGCGAGGATTTACATCTTTGCAGCGGTTCACCGAGGGTTTATAAAGGCGTTGATTTAAGGCCGGAAAAATCAATAAGTACGAATTTTGGTGTGGATTACAATGCCGAAAAATACGGTTTGAATATAAGTGTTTTTCGCACAACCCTTCGTGATAAAATTGATTTCGGTGACGCCGGTAATGCCGCAAAAGCACTTAATTACACATATCAATGGCAGAATGTCGGTGATGCATATACGCAAGGTATGGAATTCGGTTCAAGATTCACGCCCGTATCCGATATTGATTTGGATTTCAATTTATCTTATACGGATGCTCAATATGATGATGAACGGCAGGACTGGGTGGTTAATCATCCCGAATTTGCCGATGAGAGCAAATACATACCGCGAGTCCCAAGTATTACAGGCGGCATCAAGTTGGATTACAACCCGGGTGATTGGAAAATGATTCTGGACAATATTTAG